The Anaerotignum faecicola sequence CGAAACCGTAAAGACCTGTTGTCTCGGCAACGGCCTGGCCTAAAAGCATGGTGGATGTGATATCAGACTTTGCGCCCGGATTGCGGCCTACTGCTGCTGCTGCGTGACCTGCGGCGATACCCTGTCCAATACCAGGTCCGATACCTGCGATCATCGCAAGGCCCGCACCGATTGCTGAACAACCTAAGATAAAATCCTGTCCTGAAATTCCGTTCATAGATAACTTCCTCCTGAAATCAATTTTGTATTACGCGCTCAGCCGCGCTTTTTCATTGTTAATCC is a genomic window containing:
- the atpE gene encoding ATP synthase F0 subunit C, which gives rise to MNGISGQDFILGCSAIGAGLAMIAGIGPGIGQGIAAGHAAAAVGRNPGAKSDITSTMLLGQAVAETTGLYGFAVAAILMFLKPFS